One Herbaspirillum rubrisubalbicans genomic window carries:
- a CDS encoding transglycosylase SLT domain-containing protein, whose protein sequence is MIENMFQDGTDKVLDDRVARPVAEPPARPSFGLSLWNTTKALPKGVATGATESAAFGSDILGAFGAVQGGYGVQADPAMLFDSDMQQRVAGAEGQKAREDVQSGAAFTSETGTSLRATARTMMPDATTSNAAENILFGLGRFGVKAVAYSVLGTPIPGAVFTGTDEAFVEAQRLQEQGVDFETRTKAAIAAGGAAAAATALPVAGKTVGQTVGLVAAGGPGTFIAQQAASRAILQNAGYDKIAEQYDPFDPVGLAVATLIPAGFGAYASRGMRNARPVAAPMDAAASRELVQMGMNERQALRFDDARLDAYAVTAAQRAGVPPEVLLAAKNAGERSSSSAATSPVGAKGIMQFMDATWQQYGKGNVRDPVASIDAGAAYLADLGKQYGGDWRAALAHYNGGTLAGKAVQAGKAPPAAETRAYLERTDKFIAERQGTEAGRAAAADPEAVAAARVNLIRETVNSWNLKDPADIAGAEQHLAAFSRAADQLSAGERVAVSDTLNLDNLAQARMLDDFGARMEAMRATLLEDAGNVAEPGAIRSMRDEITALRQTIPAVDDAALRARAKEIQAEGGSYKQALATATKELNGRAAEINQRIDSLQQQIDRNAEATRANEQIAQIDQQIAQVRQQRAAIDAPTPKRGALAVQQALAEPPAKSAKSGTLESGKSSGTPAPENLPASPKATPQAAEGGKPAADSSSQASPVAAVLDGQTAEIGRLSPDMMIQLEGMDAPLPLAEALAKVKEEAAAEAKDAGLLQVAAECFLRNS, encoded by the coding sequence ATGATCGAAAACATGTTCCAAGACGGCACCGACAAGGTGCTGGACGATCGCGTGGCGCGCCCGGTTGCAGAACCGCCGGCGCGCCCGTCGTTTGGTTTGAGCCTGTGGAACACCACCAAGGCGCTGCCCAAGGGCGTGGCCACCGGTGCCACCGAGTCGGCCGCGTTCGGCTCGGACATCCTGGGCGCCTTCGGTGCTGTCCAAGGGGGCTATGGCGTGCAGGCCGATCCAGCCATGCTGTTCGACAGCGACATGCAGCAGCGGGTCGCCGGCGCCGAAGGCCAGAAGGCCCGGGAGGATGTCCAGTCCGGCGCGGCCTTCACCAGCGAGACCGGCACCAGCCTGCGCGCCACTGCCCGCACCATGATGCCGGACGCCACCACCAGCAATGCGGCCGAGAACATCCTGTTCGGCCTGGGCCGCTTCGGCGTCAAGGCCGTGGCCTATTCCGTGCTGGGTACCCCGATTCCTGGCGCAGTCTTCACCGGTACCGATGAGGCGTTCGTGGAGGCGCAGCGACTGCAGGAACAGGGTGTGGACTTCGAAACTCGGACCAAGGCGGCGATTGCGGCTGGCGGCGCGGCTGCTGCTGCCACGGCACTGCCTGTGGCTGGCAAGACCGTCGGCCAGACGGTGGGCCTGGTGGCGGCAGGCGGCCCCGGTACCTTCATCGCGCAGCAGGCGGCCAGCCGCGCCATCCTCCAGAATGCCGGCTATGACAAGATCGCAGAGCAGTATGACCCATTCGACCCGGTAGGCCTGGCCGTCGCCACCCTGATCCCTGCAGGCTTCGGTGCCTATGCCTCGCGCGGCATGCGCAATGCCCGCCCGGTGGCCGCGCCGATGGATGCAGCAGCTTCCCGCGAGCTGGTGCAGATGGGCATGAACGAGCGGCAGGCGCTGCGCTTCGACGACGCCCGGCTCGACGCCTATGCGGTCACCGCCGCCCAGCGGGCAGGCGTGCCGCCCGAGGTGCTGCTGGCCGCGAAGAATGCCGGCGAGCGCTCCAGCAGCAGCGCCGCCACTTCCCCGGTGGGCGCCAAGGGCATCATGCAGTTCATGGATGCGACCTGGCAACAGTACGGCAAAGGCAACGTGCGCGACCCGGTGGCCTCGATCGATGCCGGAGCTGCCTATCTGGCCGACCTGGGCAAGCAGTATGGTGGCGACTGGCGGGCCGCGCTGGCGCACTACAACGGCGGCACGCTGGCGGGCAAGGCTGTGCAGGCCGGGAAGGCCCCGCCGGCAGCAGAGACCCGCGCCTATCTGGAGCGCACCGACAAGTTCATTGCCGAGCGCCAGGGCACCGAGGCCGGCCGCGCCGCAGCAGCAGACCCCGAAGCCGTGGCCGCCGCCCGCGTCAATCTGATTCGCGAGACCGTCAATTCCTGGAACTTGAAGGACCCCGCCGACATCGCTGGCGCCGAGCAGCACCTGGCCGCTTTCAGCCGGGCGGCGGACCAGCTGAGCGCAGGGGAGCGGGTGGCCGTCAGCGATACCCTGAACTTGGACAATCTGGCGCAGGCGCGCATGCTTGATGACTTCGGCGCCCGGATGGAGGCCATGCGCGCCACCCTGCTGGAAGATGCCGGCAACGTGGCAGAGCCGGGCGCAATTCGCTCGATGCGCGATGAAATCACCGCGCTGCGCCAAACCATCCCAGCTGTTGACGACGCGGCGCTGCGGGCGCGTGCCAAGGAAATCCAGGCCGAGGGCGGCAGCTACAAGCAGGCCCTGGCCACCGCCACCAAGGAACTCAACGGGCGGGCGGCCGAAATCAACCAGCGTATCGACTCCCTGCAGCAGCAGATCGACCGCAATGCCGAGGCCACCCGGGCCAATGAGCAAATTGCCCAGATCGACCAGCAGATTGCCCAGGTGCGCCAGCAGCGCGCCGCAATTGATGCGCCCACCCCGAAGCGCGGCGCGCTGGCCGTGCAGCAGGCGCTGGCCGAGCCGCCCGCGAAAAGTGCCAAATCTGGCACTCTCGAGAGTGGTAAATCCAGTGGTACACCAGCACCTGAAAATTTACCAGCATCCCCGAAAGCCACGCCGCAAGCGGCTGAAGGTGGAAAGCCTGCTGCTGACTCGAGTAGCCAGGCCAGTCCCGTTGCCGCCGTGCTCGACGGCCAGACCGCTGAAATCGGCCGCCTCTCGCCCGACATGATGATCCAGCTGGAAGGCATGGACGCACCGCTGCCGCTGGCCGAGGCGCTGGCCAAGGTCAAGGAAGAGGCCGCCGCCGAGGCCAAGGACGCCGGCCTGCTCCAGGTGGCCGCCGAATGCTTCCTGCGCAATTCTTAA
- the terL gene encoding phage terminase large subunit: protein MDNKPISFLAFFLLWAKVMKWEVPPLHVRVCHWLEHTDDPVRVLQVFRGAAKSSIFAVYKAWQLYCDRTWVSLIWAADGKLATKLTRDTINILRRHPLCGGMLPTKPGAQMFWVMGSIDARNASMTATGVDQNVTSARAKSIDYDDIEVPKNIKTAEARENLRDKIQEATFILVPGGQETYIGTPHTHNSIYPELIENGAASLKIPLFESSIRYEDTATRLRYRFPFTPGDDGLYVFVGIHKHAKLLVAGEDFAIDGQDVVFTKPPGKLLDIYAHCAWPERFTRDDVERRRKKTRTINYWDSQYMLEAKPINESRLDPADIKAYDVQPRLEYANRAVRMMLGKTHVVSGRAYWDPSLGKKKSDASAFSVVYDDSLGNHYWHVCKELTGDFAVFSDSRNTVIESGQVLQACDIIAKANILHVYVETNGVGSFAGKLLQRALKQRGLAVGVTEIQESSNKNERILGALEGPIRSGVLWAHIDALNGPLWDQMKDWKPEVKEQPDDFLDSGAGAVEQAPVRINKLVGKPTPETRQDWRQSTGVFEVTLDP from the coding sequence ATGGACAATAAGCCAATCAGCTTCCTGGCCTTCTTCCTGCTGTGGGCGAAGGTGATGAAATGGGAGGTACCGCCGCTGCACGTGCGCGTATGCCACTGGCTTGAGCACACCGATGACCCGGTGCGCGTGCTGCAGGTCTTCCGTGGCGCGGCCAAGTCCAGCATCTTCGCGGTGTATAAGGCCTGGCAGCTGTATTGCGACCGCACCTGGGTGTCACTGATCTGGGCTGCCGACGGCAAGCTGGCCACCAAGCTGACGCGGGATACCATCAACATCCTGCGCCGACACCCACTGTGCGGCGGCATGCTGCCCACCAAGCCCGGCGCGCAAATGTTCTGGGTCATGGGTTCCATCGATGCGCGCAATGCCAGCATGACCGCCACCGGCGTTGACCAGAACGTGACGTCCGCGCGCGCGAAGAGCATCGACTATGACGACATCGAAGTCCCCAAGAACATCAAGACAGCCGAAGCCCGGGAGAACCTGCGCGACAAGATCCAGGAAGCCACCTTCATTCTGGTGCCTGGCGGGCAGGAGACCTACATCGGCACGCCGCACACGCACAATTCCATCTATCCGGAGTTGATCGAGAACGGTGCTGCCTCGCTGAAAATCCCGCTGTTTGAATCCTCGATCCGCTACGAGGACACGGCCACCCGCTTGCGGTACCGCTTCCCCTTCACGCCTGGTGACGACGGGCTATATGTCTTCGTTGGCATCCATAAGCATGCCAAGTTGCTGGTGGCGGGCGAGGACTTCGCCATCGATGGGCAGGATGTCGTCTTCACCAAGCCGCCCGGAAAGCTGCTGGATATCTATGCGCACTGCGCCTGGCCTGAGCGATTCACCCGCGACGACGTGGAGCGCCGGCGCAAGAAGACCCGGACCATCAACTACTGGGACAGCCAATATATGCTGGAAGCCAAGCCGATCAATGAAAGCCGCCTTGATCCGGCGGATATCAAAGCCTACGACGTCCAGCCTCGGCTGGAGTATGCGAACCGTGCTGTACGCATGATGCTGGGGAAAACCCATGTGGTGAGCGGTCGGGCCTATTGGGACCCATCCCTGGGCAAGAAGAAGAGCGATGCGTCTGCGTTCTCGGTGGTCTATGACGACAGCCTGGGTAATCACTACTGGCACGTCTGCAAGGAATTGACGGGAGATTTCGCCGTTTTCAGCGACTCGCGCAACACCGTCATCGAATCCGGCCAAGTGCTGCAGGCCTGCGACATCATCGCGAAAGCGAACATTCTGCATGTCTACGTGGAAACCAATGGCGTCGGCAGCTTTGCCGGCAAGCTGCTCCAGCGCGCATTGAAGCAGCGCGGGCTGGCGGTGGGCGTCACCGAGATTCAGGAGAGCAGCAACAAGAACGAGCGAATCCTGGGTGCGCTGGAAGGCCCCATCCGATCGGGCGTGCTCTGGGCGCATATCGACGCTCTCAACGGGCCACTGTGGGACCAGATGAAGGATTGGAAGCCGGAAGTCAAAGAACAGCCCGACGACTTTCTGGACAGCGGCGCGGGCGCCGTGGAGCAGGCCCCGGTGCGTATCAACAAATTAGTCGGGAAACCGACCCCGGAGACGCGTCAAGATTGGCGCCAATCAACGGGCGTTTTTGAAGTGACGCTCGACCCGTAG
- a CDS encoding DUF5675 family protein translates to MKLLLQREPSTKKSTAGKLFIDGVFECYTLEDIVRARGVKVYGQTAIPAGTYQVLLTQSPRFKRVLPLLLNVPGFEGIRIHPGNKAEDTDGCILVGDAPAPDWVGQSKVAFDRLFAKLRLTAEPITIEIRGAA, encoded by the coding sequence ATGAAGCTCCTCCTGCAGCGTGAGCCCAGCACCAAGAAGAGTACGGCGGGCAAGCTCTTCATCGATGGCGTTTTCGAGTGCTACACCCTTGAGGACATCGTGCGCGCCCGGGGCGTGAAGGTCTACGGCCAGACGGCTATCCCGGCTGGCACCTATCAGGTGCTCCTGACGCAGTCGCCGCGGTTCAAGCGCGTGCTGCCGCTGCTGCTGAACGTGCCGGGCTTCGAAGGCATCCGTATCCATCCCGGCAACAAGGCCGAGGATACCGACGGCTGCATCCTGGTGGGCGATGCGCCGGCGCCGGACTGGGTGGGCCAGAGCAAGGTGGCATTCGACCGGCTGTTTGCCAAGCTGCGCCTCACCGCCGAGCCGATCACCATTGAAATCCGGGGGGCAGCATGA